The Bacteroidetes bacterium GWF2_43_63 genome segment ATTTTTTCAGAAAAGTTTTTTCGTTGCTGCGCAGAATGATAAAATAAACACCGCTCTGCAGGCCGTAATCAGACGCGTCGAAATAATGTATCTGCCGGCCGGTTGTTGTAAAACCTTCAAGCAGTTTTGTAATGACGTTGCCTGTTATATCGAGCAACTCCACGCTGAAAGGCGTAACGCTGTGCATCTTGAACGCCAGGCAGAATGAGCCCTCGGAAGGATTTGGAAATATTTCAATATCGGAATCAGGAACTGAAAATGTTTCTTCAATGCTTAAAGCAGTATCCACAATAGCGGTCAATATACTAAGCTGTCCGCTCTCAAGCCGTGTCCAGATGGGGCGTACAACATTATTGTGTGCTGTAATATTGGTGTAATCGCCAAAGAAAACAGATGAAGTTGGTGTAAACGGCGAATCACTTACTTTGAAATTTTCAAATGTTTGTCCACCATCTTTAGAACAGGCCATAAATACATCGGTGCGGTTATCCGTATAATTTCTGCGATCATACCAAATGAACCAAAGATATCCGGTCACCTGATCGATGGTCACCCAGGTGAAAAACTGCTGAGTTGCTGTAGTGTCATTATTTACACGCAAAGGAGTAGTCCAGGTATCACCACCATCGGTGCTTTTTACAAGCCATACATCAGTGTTGCTACTTCCATTTGTCTGATCGCTCCAATTGATATAAATTGTGCCCCGATATGGCCCCTGACTGGTATCACAAACTGTGACAGGTAGCCCGTTGGCGCGCTGAATACCGGGAACCATATAATCCCAGCCGCCACCCATCGGCGCAGCAAAAATATCTTCATCCAGCCAGGTGGCACCGCCATCAGAGCTGCGGTCGAACACAAGACCTTCAGGTCCGGCCCATGAAACATACACTTCGCCGTTTGGCCCGACTGCCGGAACGGCTCCTTCTACTGTATTATCAGAATCAATGCAGTCTCCGGCGACTTTGTTAATCCGTATCGCCGAATCCCAGGTCTGTCCGCCATCGGTCGATTTTGAAAATAAAATAGTGGTGCTGTCTGTTGAAAGTCCGCTGCCGTATTCATCAAACTGTGTCCAGGTCATGTAAATGGTATTTGTTTTACGGTCAACAACCGCCCATTGTTTGTCCTGTGCTTTTGTACCGTTTAGTCCGGCATATGTTCCGTCATTCCAGCTTCCATTTAAAGAATCCAGTTTTTGACATACGATTCGGTCAATCCAGTTACCACTGGCCGGGTTTGATAAATGAAAGAAATAAAATGCTCCTGCGGTGTCGCAAATGACAACGGGATCGCCCCAGACGCCATGACTTGAGGTGAGGATTCCGTGCGTCCATGTAATGCCTCCGTCCTGACTGATGTAATAATTGTCTAGATTGGCTCCGGCAACCAGTTCCTGTGTGTTTTTTGGATTGATAATAATGGTGGGCTCTTCCGGCGCATTCGTTGCCCCCACAACAATATTGACATGCTGTGATAAAAGGGGAAGCGGCAGAACCACCAGGGCAAACAACAGGATCGCAAATTGTTTTTTCATGACTGCGGATGATTTAAAGAAATTGCAATGTAAATGTAGTTAAAACCCTGATAGCATCAAATTCGTCAAAGATCCTTTTAAATCAGTTTGCGGTTTTTATCATTCAAGGAATTTCTTTTATCCGCTGTATGACTTGATTTGACGGTTTTGGAGAAACGGGTCTATAGATGTTATTTGTTTGAATATTACTACTTTGCAACGATTTGTCATTTGTTTTGTCTAAAGCTGAGAATAAATAAATTTGCATCAAATACCAACCCATGAAAATTGTATTTCTACTTTTTTCCTCCATACTGTCTGTTGCTGCTTTTGCCCAACAGGTTACTCAGTCCGAGGCTTTGAATCTTGCGCAGAAATTTATGTCTGCGAAAGCAAACAAAAGCATTCAGCTCAAAACGGTTTCATACGAAACAAAAGGCATCAGTCATATGTATTTTTTTACTGATGAAGCGAATACTTCTTTTGTTGTTATTGCGGGCGAAAAAATCACTTCGCCTGTGATAGCCTATTCCACCGAATCAGGTCTGGATGAGGTTCTGCCAGCACCTGTGGCTGATTATTTCCTGGGCACTGAAGCCAAGTTGGTTCAGGCAAAAAACAACGCTTATGTTCCGGATAAATCGGTTGAAGAAGAATGGGAATCCATTGCTGCCAACGGAAAACTTCCTGTTTATCTTAAATCGGCGGTTACGCCTTTGCTTTCTACAACCTGGAATCAGGACTGCTACTACAATGACAGTGTCCCTGAGCATGCCAGTGGCCCCTGCGGTCATTGCTATGCCGGATGCGTGGCCACGGCCATGGGGCAGGTGCTTAAGTATCACAATTATCCATCCGTGGGTGTTGGTTATAATGTTTATGGAACAGGCGCATATTCACATATCAGAGCTGATTTCGATCAGGCATCCTACAATTGGGCTGCAATGCCAAATTCCATAAATACTTACAACGAGCCTGTTGCCCAGTTGCTTTTTCATCTTGGGGTTTCTGTCAATATGGGTTACGCTTTTGATGGCTCGGGCGCAAATTCTTCCGATGCAGCTGCAGCTATGAGAGATCATTTTTCCTACTCGGATTATTTATTTTATGCAGAAAAAGATATGTTTCCCGAATCAATCTGGTTACAGGTAGTTGTCAATGACCTTAAAAGCCGCAGACCGATTTATTACAGTGGTTATGGAACAGGCGGCGGACATGCTTTTGTTTGTGACGGAATTGACAACAGCAATAAAATGCATATAAATTGGGGCTGGGGCGGTTCTGCCAATGGGTATTTTACCTTTTCAAATCTTGGAGGTTTTACAGATGGGCAAGGTGCCATTTTCGGTGTTGAACCCGAAACAGGCGATATTGAATACTGTGTGCCATCAGCTGTTTATACTGCAGCTACCGATACCATTGAAGATGGAAGCGGTGTCAATCGTTATGGCAATAACACCAATTGTTCATGGACCATTCAACCTCCCGGAGCAGGGCTGATTTATATTCACTTCACAAAGCTTGCACTTGATCAGGATATGGATGTCGCTTATGTTTACAATGGAACTTCTACAGCTGATCCACTTGTAAAATCTGTTACCGGATTTGATTTGCCACAAGAGATACTGGTTTGGGGTCCTTCAGCTTATGTTGTTTTTCAGTCCGATGCCATGCTGCGTGCCGATGGATTTGAATTCTATTATACTTCAAGCCTGGTGGGTATTGAAGATGCCTGGAATGAGGGTAAAATCACTGTTTTCCCGAATCCTGCCGACGATCGCATGAATATCGAAATTGATCCATTG includes the following:
- a CDS encoding glycosyl hydrolase; its protein translation is MKKQFAILLFALVVLPLPLLSQHVNIVVGATNAPEEPTIIINPKNTQELVAGANLDNYYISQDGGITWTHGILTSSHGVWGDPVVICDTAGAFYFFHLSNPASGNWIDRIVCQKLDSLNGSWNDGTYAGLNGTKAQDKQWAVVDRKTNTIYMTWTQFDEYGSGLSTDSTTILFSKSTDGGQTWDSAIRINKVAGDCIDSDNTVEGAVPAVGPNGEVYVSWAGPEGLVFDRSSDGGATWLDEDIFAAPMGGGWDYMVPGIQRANGLPVTVCDTSQGPYRGTIYINWSDQTNGSSNTDVWLVKSTDGGDTWTTPLRVNNDTTATQQFFTWVTIDQVTGYLWFIWYDRRNYTDNRTDVFMACSKDGGQTFENFKVSDSPFTPTSSVFFGDYTNITAHNNVVRPIWTRLESGQLSILTAIVDTALSIEETFSVPDSDIEIFPNPSEGSFCLAFKMHSVTPFSVELLDITGNVITKLLEGFTTTGRQIHYFDASDYGLQSGVYFIILRSNEKTFLKKWVLVE